The Magnolia sinica isolate HGM2019 chromosome 9, MsV1, whole genome shotgun sequence genome contains a region encoding:
- the LOC131255681 gene encoding UDP-glycosyltransferase 89B2-like — MTNPSGAHILVFPFPAQGHMIPLLDLTHHLTVRGLSITILVTPKNLPILNPLLSQCPSIQTLVLPFPKYPSIPPGVENTKDLPSKNAFTSMIHALGALYDPILQWFQSHPSPPTAIISDFFLGWTHRLACQIGIPRVVFSPSGALTLAVVNSLWRTMPKLPDPADVDASLSFPHIPNSPKYPWKHLSSLYRSYKEGDPVSEFIKEGMRANLVSWGFVFNSLSELEGEYLEHLRRDLGHARVWAVGPLLPSVDVAPTERGGASSLPAGEVMSWLDQCTDGSVIYVCFGSQVVLTRRQMEALADGLDASGARFVWSVKEPTGGHVAGEYGVIPAGFEARVAGRGLVIRGWAPQVSILGHRSTGSFLSHCGWNSVLEAIVAGVPMLAWPMGADQFFNAGLLEDHLGIATRVCGGAESVPDSVELARAVAESVSWTWPQRARAKELSRAAGGAVREGGSSYQDLDALATELREVGVRTNDEKRI, encoded by the coding sequence ATGACGAACCCCAGCGGCGCACATATCCTGGTATTCCCTTTCCCTGCGCAGGGGCACATGATACCCCTCCTCGACCTAACCCATCATCTAACCGTCCGTGGTCTGTCCATCACAATTCTCGTCACTCCCAAGAATCTCCCCATCCTCAATCCACTCCTCTCCCAATGCCCCTCCATCCAAACTTTAGTCCTCCCTTTCCCAAAATACCCCTCCATACCCCCCGGCGTAGAGAACACCAAGGACCTCCCTTCCAAAAATGCCTTCACCTCTATGATACACGCCCTGGGCGCACTCTACGATCCTATCCTCCAATGGTTCCAATCCCACCCTTCTCCACCCACCGCCATCATCTCGGATTTCTTCCTTGGGTGGACCCACCGCCTCGCCTGCCAGATCGGAATCCCACGCGTCGTCTTCTCGCCGTCTGGCGCCCTCACGCTCGCGGTCGTTAACTCCCTCTGGCGCACCATGCCCAAGTTACCAGACCCCGCTGACGTGGACGCCTCTTTATCCTTCCCTCACATCCCTAATTCCCCGAAATACCCCTGGAAACATCTGTCATCCCTGTATAGGAGTTACAAGGAGGGAGACCCAGTTTCGGAATTCATAAAAGAGGGGATGCGTGCGAATCTGGTGAGTTGGGGATTCGTTTTCAACTCGCTCAGTGAATTGGAAGGCGAGTATCTGGAGCACTTGCGGAGGGATCTGGGGCACGCGCGCGTGTGGGCGGTGGGGCCCCTGTTGCCTTCGGTCGATGTGGCTCCCACGGAACGTGGCGGAGCAAGCTCGCTGCCAGCTGGCGAGGTGATGAGCTGGCTCGACCAGTGTACGGACGGATCGGTGATTTATGTGTGTTTCGGCAGCCAGGTCGTGCTGACTCGACGCCAGATGGAGGCGCTGGCGGACGGCTTGGATGCGAGTGGGGCCCGGTTTGTGTGGTCCGTCAAGGAGCCCACGGGCGGTCACGTGGCGGGGGAGTACGGTGTGATCCCTGCCGGGTTCGAGGCGCGCGTGGCTGGACGGGGGCTCGTGATCAGGGGGTGGGCTCCACAGGTGTCGATACTGGGCCACCGGTCGACCGGGTCGTTCCTGTCTCACTGCGGGTGGAACTCGGTGCTGGAAGCAATCGTCGCAGGCGTGCCGATGCTGGCGTGGCCCATGGGCGCTGACCAGTTCTTCAACGCCGGCCTGCTTgaggaccatttgggcatcgcAACGCGAGTCTGCGGAGGCGCTGAGTCAGTTCCTGACTCGGTCGAGTTGGCTCGGGCCGTGGCTGAGTCCGTGAGTTGGACCTGGCCTCAACGGGCCCGAGCCAAGGAGCTGAGCCGGGCAGCGGGGGGTGCGGTCAGAGAAGGCGGGAGTTCTTACCAGGACTTGGATGCGTTGGCTACGGAGCTCCGCGAAGTCGGTGTAAGGACCAATGACGAGAAGAGGATTTAG